A single genomic interval of Bacteroidia bacterium harbors:
- a CDS encoding site-specific integrase yields MVQILVQILHNVIMNTATANLLFDKRVTKKNGKCPVKLTVYYLVQKRRYDINFEYTKEEWEKIKQPKLRDDQLKQSKGLLFSVLERANKTIESMEEFSFTEFEELFFSKKNDVKDIFSMLQQYIDSLNLEGRINTAMTYRSTKVAFEEFTGKKRLLFSEVTPNLLKSFEKKWLSDNKSITTVGIYMRSLRTIFNIAKSRNVITEKHYPFSKHKYQIPASVNVKKAISKEDIKKIYQYKAQRLSAEHFAKDIWVFSYLCNGINLRDIARLKYEDVKGDSIFFLRQKTIQTSRANQKQISAVIIPEIKKIIKTWGNKPEQPDQYIFPILKPGMSIIQEVERVRQTIKTTNKYLRRIAETLKLEIDITTYSARHSFATQLKSSGASTEFISESLGHSSLAVTENYLASFPQDEKKKWASKLADFN; encoded by the coding sequence ATGGTGCAAATTTTGGTGCAAATTTTACATAATGTTATTATGAACACAGCAACAGCTAATTTATTGTTTGACAAAAGAGTTACAAAAAAGAACGGTAAATGCCCAGTAAAACTTACGGTTTACTATTTGGTGCAAAAACGAAGGTATGATATAAATTTTGAATATACAAAAGAGGAATGGGAAAAAATAAAACAACCCAAACTGCGTGATGATCAGCTAAAACAGTCTAAAGGGTTGCTCTTTAGTGTTCTTGAAAGAGCAAATAAAACAATCGAATCAATGGAAGAATTTTCTTTTACTGAATTCGAAGAATTATTTTTCTCAAAGAAAAATGATGTAAAAGATATTTTTTCAATGTTGCAGCAATATATCGATTCTTTAAATTTAGAAGGAAGGATTAATACTGCCATGACTTATAGAAGCACTAAAGTTGCTTTTGAAGAATTTACCGGCAAAAAACGATTACTTTTTTCAGAAGTTACTCCTAATTTGCTTAAGAGTTTTGAAAAGAAATGGCTGTCAGATAATAAATCAATTACTACAGTAGGTATTTATATGAGGTCACTTCGAACTATATTTAATATTGCAAAAAGTCGTAATGTGATTACTGAAAAGCATTATCCATTTAGCAAGCATAAATATCAAATTCCAGCGAGTGTCAACGTGAAAAAAGCAATTTCAAAAGAGGATATTAAAAAAATATATCAGTATAAAGCTCAACGATTATCAGCTGAGCATTTTGCTAAAGATATTTGGGTGTTTAGTTATTTATGTAATGGAATTAATCTTCGTGATATTGCCAGACTTAAGTATGAAGATGTTAAAGGTGATTCAATATTTTTCTTACGGCAAAAAACTATTCAAACATCTAGAGCTAATCAAAAGCAAATTTCGGCAGTTATAATTCCAGAAATAAAGAAGATTATTAAAACATGGGGAAATAAACCTGAACAACCAGATCAGTATATCTTTCCTATTTTAAAACCCGGAATGTCGATAATACAAGAAGTCGAGAGAGTTCGGCAAACTATAAAAACAACTAATAAATACCTTAGAAGAATTGCAGAAACTCTCAAATTAGAAATAGATATTACAACATATTCGGCTCGTCATAGTTTTGCTACTCAATTAAAATCTTCAGGTGCATCAACTGAGTTTATTTCTGAGAGTTTAGGGCATAGTAGTCTAGCAGTTACTGAAAATTATCTTGCAAGTTTTCCGCAAGATGAAAAGAAAAAATGGGCATCTAAATTGGCTGATTTTAATTAG